A genomic window from Chitinophaga pollutisoli includes:
- a CDS encoding Gfo/Idh/MocA family oxidoreductase, protein MKQRYDRRQFLQTMTAAGIGAGLTASRPLRAMALSADPIRIGIIGCDTSHAVAFAKSFNKDVPSPGLEGFRIVAALPEASPDIENNQKRFPGYPEELKKLNVEFVSSMEDLLAKSDVVMVESNDGRPHLRQALPAIKAGKKVFIDKPMTASLAEAIEIFDLAEKHNAAVFSASSLRYMEAAQAVSNGSIGKVLGAEAYSPCALEKTHPDLYWYGIHGVETLCTVMGTGCVSVSRTSTADTDLVVGVWDGGRIGTFRGIRSGKQDYGGKAFGEKGIVELGPYKGYEPLLLRVAEFFKTGVSPVTREATLEILAIMDAADESKRRKGAAVTVASMFERAKKRKRKTSSI, encoded by the coding sequence ATGAAACAACGTTATGACCGCCGACAGTTCCTCCAGACCATGACCGCCGCCGGGATTGGCGCGGGCCTCACCGCCAGCCGACCGCTCCGCGCCATGGCCCTTTCCGCCGACCCCATCCGCATCGGGATCATCGGCTGTGATACCTCGCACGCCGTCGCCTTTGCCAAAAGCTTCAATAAGGACGTTCCTTCTCCCGGACTGGAAGGCTTCCGCATCGTTGCCGCATTGCCGGAGGCAAGTCCTGATATCGAAAACAACCAGAAACGTTTCCCGGGTTACCCGGAAGAACTGAAAAAGCTCAACGTGGAATTCGTTTCCTCGATGGAGGACCTGCTCGCCAAATCCGATGTCGTCATGGTGGAATCCAACGACGGGCGCCCCCATCTCCGGCAAGCCCTTCCCGCCATCAAAGCCGGGAAGAAAGTGTTTATCGACAAACCTATGACCGCCTCGCTCGCGGAAGCCATCGAAATATTCGACCTTGCCGAAAAACATAACGCCGCCGTGTTCTCCGCGTCGTCCCTCCGTTACATGGAAGCCGCGCAAGCCGTCTCCAATGGCTCGATCGGGAAAGTTTTGGGCGCTGAAGCATACAGTCCATGCGCCCTCGAAAAAACGCACCCGGATCTGTACTGGTACGGCATTCATGGCGTGGAAACGCTTTGCACCGTGATGGGCACCGGCTGCGTTTCGGTTTCCCGGACATCTACCGCCGATACCGATCTGGTCGTAGGCGTGTGGGATGGCGGAAGGATCGGTACTTTCCGGGGCATCCGCAGCGGAAAGCAGGATTATGGCGGAAAAGCCTTCGGAGAAAAAGGTATCGTGGAACTGGGGCCTTACAAAGGCTACGAACCTTTGCTGCTGCGCGTAGCGGAGTTCTTCAAAACGGGCGTTTCTCCCGTTACCCGCGAAGCAACGCTAGAAATCCTCGCCATCATGGACGCGGCCGACGAAAGCAAGCGCCGGAAAGGCGCCGCGGTTACCGTGGCCTCCATGTTCGAAAGAGCGAAAAAACGCAAACGCAAAACATCTTCTATCTAA
- a CDS encoding dihydrodipicolinate synthase family protein, with protein MDASIKSLLYSGTVIPAHPLALTADRQLDEARQRRLTRYYIASGAGGVAVGVHTTQFEIRWPQFNLYERVLRLAAEEIDKANLDRPFIRVAGIAGPTEQAVNEARIARDLGYHIGLVSMGGLKDYSEDQLVQHVAAVAEVIPVFGFYLQPSVGGRILSYDCWRKLADIPNLLAIKTAPFNRYQTLDVFRAVCHSERRDEIAMYTGNDDNIVADLLTVYKIPVNGKIVEKRFAGGLLGHWSVWTSKVVEQFNEIKANPLDAGLLSTNIAVTDMNAALFDPSHSFKGSIAGLHEVLRRQGLMEGTWCLSDHEVLSPGQAEEIDRVIREYPELTDDAFVRAFLEKDKI; from the coding sequence ATGGACGCATCCATCAAATCATTACTGTATAGCGGCACCGTAATTCCCGCGCACCCGCTGGCGCTCACCGCTGACCGCCAGCTCGACGAAGCCCGCCAGCGCAGGCTCACCCGGTATTACATCGCATCCGGCGCCGGCGGCGTGGCCGTTGGCGTACACACCACCCAATTCGAGATCCGCTGGCCGCAGTTCAATCTCTACGAACGCGTGCTCCGCCTCGCCGCGGAAGAAATCGATAAAGCGAACCTCGACCGCCCCTTCATCCGCGTGGCCGGTATCGCCGGGCCGACCGAACAGGCCGTCAATGAAGCCCGCATCGCCAGGGACCTCGGCTATCATATCGGGCTCGTGAGCATGGGCGGATTGAAAGATTACTCCGAAGACCAACTCGTGCAGCACGTAGCGGCCGTAGCGGAAGTGATCCCCGTTTTCGGCTTTTATCTCCAACCTTCTGTCGGAGGTCGTATATTGAGCTACGATTGCTGGCGCAAACTGGCGGACATCCCCAACCTGCTCGCCATCAAAACCGCGCCCTTCAACCGATACCAGACGCTGGACGTGTTCCGCGCCGTTTGCCACTCGGAGCGCCGCGATGAGATCGCGATGTACACCGGCAACGACGATAACATCGTGGCCGACCTGCTCACCGTCTACAAAATCCCGGTAAACGGTAAGATTGTAGAAAAACGCTTTGCAGGCGGATTGCTGGGACATTGGTCGGTGTGGACGAGCAAAGTGGTGGAACAGTTCAACGAAATTAAAGCCAATCCGCTGGACGCTGGATTGCTGAGCACCAACATCGCCGTCACCGACATGAACGCCGCGCTGTTTGACCCCTCCCACTCGTTCAAAGGCTCCATCGCGGGGCTGCACGAAGTGTTGAGAAGGCAGGGGCTGATGGAAGGGACCTGGTGCCTCAGCGACCACGAGGTGCTGTCGCCGGGGCAGGCCGAAGAAATCGACCGTGTGATCCGGGAATATCCGGAACTGACCGACGATGCATTCGTGCGCGCCTTCCTTGAAAAAGACAAAATTTAA
- a CDS encoding M20 family metallopeptidase, protein MLKEKIREIARSLQDKAVATRRHLHAHPELSFEETQTAAFVASKLDALGISYTRMANTGLVALLEGTKGPSGQVIALRADMDALPITELNDVPYKSQNPGVMHACGHDVHTTSLLGVAEILLQLRHTFAGTVKLIFQPGEETIPGGASMMIAEGVLRNPAPARILGQHVMPELPVGKIGMRPGRYMASADEIYIEVYGKGGHGAMPHTTIDPVIIASHMILAFQQIVSRNADPTMPSVLSIGKVIADGAHNVIPDKVIIDGTFRTLDETWRFDAHERIRRMAKSIAESMGGSCKVDIRVGYPVLINHEELTAEVRALTEEYMGAENVVTLPVWMAAEDFASYSQVSDACFYRLGVGNAERGITSGLHTATFDADEQSLEIGAGLMAWLALRSLGAS, encoded by the coding sequence ATGCTGAAGGAAAAGATCCGGGAAATCGCCCGCAGTTTGCAGGACAAAGCCGTTGCCACGCGCCGGCACCTGCATGCCCACCCGGAGCTGTCGTTCGAAGAAACGCAAACCGCCGCCTTCGTCGCCTCAAAGCTCGATGCGCTGGGGATTTCGTATACCCGAATGGCCAATACGGGGCTGGTGGCGCTGCTGGAAGGAACGAAAGGCCCATCCGGCCAGGTGATCGCCCTGCGCGCCGACATGGACGCATTGCCGATCACGGAGCTGAACGATGTGCCGTATAAATCGCAAAACCCTGGTGTAATGCACGCCTGCGGGCACGATGTGCATACCACATCGTTACTCGGTGTCGCTGAAATCCTGCTGCAGTTGCGTCATACGTTCGCCGGCACGGTAAAGCTTATTTTCCAGCCGGGTGAGGAAACCATTCCCGGTGGCGCGAGTATGATGATCGCGGAAGGTGTGCTTCGCAACCCGGCACCCGCCCGTATCCTGGGCCAGCACGTGATGCCGGAGCTGCCGGTTGGCAAGATCGGCATGCGGCCCGGGAGGTACATGGCGAGTGCGGATGAAATTTATATCGAAGTTTACGGAAAAGGCGGCCACGGCGCAATGCCGCATACCACGATCGACCCCGTGATCATCGCCAGTCATATGATCCTGGCATTCCAGCAGATCGTGAGCCGCAACGCCGATCCCACGATGCCTTCGGTATTATCCATCGGCAAAGTAATCGCGGACGGCGCGCATAACGTGATTCCCGACAAAGTGATCATCGACGGCACTTTCCGCACGCTGGACGAAACCTGGCGCTTCGACGCGCATGAGCGCATCCGCCGGATGGCGAAATCCATTGCAGAAAGCATGGGGGGCAGCTGCAAGGTGGATATCCGTGTAGGTTACCCGGTGCTGATCAACCACGAAGAACTGACGGCCGAAGTGCGCGCGCTGACAGAAGAATACATGGGCGCGGAAAACGTTGTAACGCTTCCTGTCTGGATGGCCGCGGAAGATTTTGCCTCTTACTCCCAGGTATCCGACGCTTGCTTCTACCGGCTCGGCGTCGGCAATGCAGAACGCGGCATAACCTCGGGACTGCATACCGCTACTTTCGACGCCGACGAGCAATCGCTCGAAATCGGGGCCGGACTGATGGCTTGGCTGGCGCTACGTTCGCTGGGCGCATCCTGA
- a CDS encoding Nramp family divalent metal transporter: MEESTATAHPSATAPATSRGKAWLQAIGPGLITAALVFGPSKITITSMMGARYGYSLLWLVLVAIFFMIVFAVMSARVGIATNESVLTTIGRKWGKGVRTAVGVGVFLVCASFQAGNSIGTGIAIGEATHTSPNIWIIIFTMTAIGMLFFRSFYKSMERIMIVLIALMLLAFIATFIFTKPSVSGMAAGLVPVVPEGSLQLVIAFMASCFSIVGALYQSYLVQERKRLNPGVKQTGRETIPGMVILGVLAAIVMVCGAAVLNTRNIEVTKATDMAVALEPIFGNFASALFLSGLFGASFSSVIGNAALGGTLLGDALGYGGTLQSGMVRFFIGVIMVIGAVVAISFGKLPLELIVLAQAVTIFVVPFIGVALYLIANDEKIMGPMKNPPFIKVVGAIGLVIMALLMISNIKTLFFS; this comes from the coding sequence ATGGAAGAATCAACAGCCACCGCGCACCCATCCGCCACTGCTCCCGCCACCAGCCGCGGGAAAGCATGGTTGCAGGCCATCGGGCCGGGGCTTATCACGGCCGCGCTCGTGTTCGGCCCCAGCAAAATCACGATTACCTCCATGATGGGCGCCCGTTACGGGTACAGCTTATTGTGGCTGGTGCTGGTCGCTATTTTCTTTATGATTGTTTTCGCTGTTATGAGCGCCAGGGTCGGTATCGCCACCAACGAATCCGTTTTAACCACCATCGGCCGCAAATGGGGCAAGGGCGTACGAACGGCCGTGGGTGTGGGCGTATTCCTCGTCTGCGCATCCTTCCAGGCGGGTAATTCCATTGGTACGGGTATCGCCATCGGCGAAGCCACCCATACAAGCCCCAATATCTGGATCATCATATTCACCATGACCGCCATCGGTATGCTGTTTTTCCGCAGTTTCTACAAATCGATGGAAAGGATCATGATCGTTCTCATCGCCCTGATGCTGCTCGCCTTCATCGCTACCTTCATTTTTACCAAGCCTTCGGTGTCGGGTATGGCGGCCGGATTGGTGCCCGTGGTGCCGGAGGGCTCGCTGCAGCTGGTGATCGCTTTCATGGCATCCTGCTTCTCCATCGTAGGCGCTTTGTACCAATCCTACCTCGTGCAGGAACGCAAAAGGCTGAACCCGGGTGTTAAACAAACCGGCCGCGAAACCATTCCGGGCATGGTGATCCTCGGCGTCCTCGCCGCCATCGTGATGGTATGCGGCGCCGCTGTCCTGAACACCCGCAATATTGAAGTCACCAAAGCCACGGATATGGCCGTAGCGCTGGAACCCATCTTCGGGAACTTCGCCTCCGCCCTCTTCCTTTCGGGCCTCTTCGGCGCTTCCTTTTCTTCTGTTATCGGCAACGCCGCCCTCGGCGGCACCCTCCTCGGCGATGCCCTCGGCTATGGCGGCACTCTGCAATCCGGTATGGTCCGTTTCTTTATCGGGGTAATCATGGTTATTGGCGCCGTGGTAGCCATTTCTTTCGGGAAGCTGCCGCTGGAACTGATCGTGCTGGCACAGGCCGTTACGATCTTCGTCGTGCCTTTCATCGGCGTGGCGCTGTACCTGATCGCGAACGACGAAAAAATCATGGGCCCCATGAAAAACCCGCCTTTCATTAAGGTCGTGGGCGCCATCGGGCTCGTTATCATGGCATTGCTGATGATCAGCAACATCAAAACTTTATTCTTTTCCTGA
- a CDS encoding helix-turn-helix domain-containing protein, with the protein MDEIRDDKLLKALGARFKQLREQSGMSNREFADRAGIGHAQINRIDTGQVNVSISTLSAIVKQLGISLSDLFNGL; encoded by the coding sequence ATGGATGAAATCCGTGACGATAAATTGCTAAAAGCCCTGGGCGCGCGGTTCAAGCAGCTGCGCGAACAATCGGGCATGAGCAATCGTGAGTTCGCGGATCGTGCGGGTATCGGTCATGCCCAGATCAACAGGATCGATACAGGACAGGTCAATGTGTCCATCAGTACCCTTAGCGCCATTGTCAAACAACTGGGTATCTCCCTCAGCGATTTATTTAACGGCTTATAA
- a CDS encoding NAD(P)-dependent oxidoreductase — MDTIFSTVEELLQPSEALIADIARLDGDILILGVGGKIGPSLAKLAKQAVDASGVPRRVIGVSRLSEPGLREELEAAGVEAIAADLLNEADLASLPDAKNVLYLAGTKFGTTGKEAFTWAMNAYLPGRVAEKYRNSRIVVYSTGNVYPLVPVFSGGADENTPTGPIGEYAQSSLGRERIFQHFSQQYGTELLIYRLNYANDLRYGVLLEICKSVVNESPIDLRMGHVNVIWQGDANEYALRSFLHTSHPAKFLNITGPETASVRWIAEEFGKLAGKTPQFVNEESDTALLSNAAESFRLFGYPKVTLRDMIRMTLEWFQGGGATIKKPTHFQTRTGKF, encoded by the coding sequence ATGGACACAATATTCTCAACCGTTGAAGAACTGCTGCAGCCTTCCGAAGCCCTGATAGCAGACATTGCCCGCCTTGATGGCGACATCCTCATTCTCGGCGTGGGCGGTAAAATCGGCCCCAGCCTCGCCAAACTCGCCAAACAAGCCGTAGACGCCTCCGGTGTTCCGCGCCGCGTGATAGGCGTGAGCCGGCTTTCCGAACCCGGCCTCCGCGAAGAGCTGGAAGCCGCCGGCGTGGAAGCCATCGCCGCAGACCTGCTGAACGAAGCCGACCTCGCTTCGCTCCCCGATGCTAAAAACGTGCTCTATCTCGCCGGCACCAAATTCGGTACCACCGGCAAGGAGGCCTTCACCTGGGCCATGAACGCCTACCTCCCCGGACGCGTGGCGGAAAAATACCGGAATTCCAGAATCGTGGTTTATTCCACCGGCAACGTATATCCCTTAGTGCCCGTGTTCTCCGGGGGCGCAGACGAAAACACACCCACCGGCCCCATCGGCGAGTATGCCCAGTCTTCCCTCGGCCGCGAGCGCATTTTCCAGCACTTCTCCCAACAATATGGCACCGAACTGCTCATCTACCGCCTGAACTACGCCAACGACCTCCGGTACGGCGTGCTCCTGGAAATCTGCAAATCCGTGGTGAACGAATCCCCCATCGACCTCCGCATGGGCCACGTTAACGTGATCTGGCAAGGCGATGCAAACGAGTACGCGCTGCGCTCTTTCCTGCACACCTCCCATCCCGCCAAATTTCTCAACATCACCGGACCGGAAACAGCCTCCGTTCGTTGGATCGCGGAAGAATTCGGCAAGCTCGCCGGTAAAACGCCGCAGTTCGTCAACGAAGAATCCGACACCGCGCTCCTCAGCAATGCCGCCGAAAGCTTCCGCCTTTTCGGCTATCCCAAAGTAACCCTCCGCGACATGATCCGCATGACGCTCGAATGGTTCCAGGGAGGCGGCGCTACCATCAAAAAGCCCACCCATTTCCAAACCAGGACCGGTAAATTCTAA
- a CDS encoding sugar MFS transporter, producing MRTPTGMVDPGSLSRRDTRISILIIGMLFFIFGFVSWVNAILIPYFRIACELTSLQSYLVTFAFYISYLVMSVPSSYLLKSIGFKKGMMIGFWAMSLGAFLFVPAALMRAYPLFLLGLFTLGVGLAVLQTAANPYITILGPKESAAQRISVMGICNKFAGIIAPLIFAAVILRVTDTDLERTLPSLDPVERAAVLDAFIRRVMVPYAVLGTVLFALGLMVRFSPLPEINTENESRETAAVNRGRKSIFDFPHLILGAVAIFLHVGTQVIAIDTIISYAGSMGIPLLEAKAFPSYTLGATIVGYFIGILLIPKFVKQVNALRFCTVLGAVLTVCIVYMRGMVSVFGHEADISIWFVVMLGLANSLVWAGIWPLALDGLGRFTKLGASVLIMGLCGNAVLPLVYGYFADIAGERSAYWVLLPCYGYLMYYAFYGHLVRSWKWTRTPVSSKQSYELSEN from the coding sequence ATGCGGACACCAACCGGAATGGTAGACCCTGGCTCCCTGAGCCGCCGCGACACGCGGATTTCCATCCTTATCATCGGGATGTTGTTTTTCATCTTCGGCTTCGTGTCGTGGGTGAACGCCATCCTGATTCCCTATTTCAGGATCGCCTGCGAGCTTACCAGCCTGCAGTCGTACCTGGTGACATTTGCGTTCTATATTTCTTACCTGGTGATGTCGGTTCCGTCATCGTACCTGCTGAAATCGATTGGTTTCAAGAAGGGGATGATGATTGGTTTCTGGGCGATGTCGTTGGGGGCATTCCTCTTCGTACCTGCCGCCCTCATGCGCGCATACCCGCTTTTCCTGTTGGGGCTTTTCACCCTGGGGGTCGGGCTGGCCGTGCTGCAAACCGCCGCCAATCCTTATATCACGATCCTCGGTCCGAAGGAATCCGCCGCGCAACGCATCAGCGTGATGGGGATTTGCAACAAATTCGCCGGGATCATCGCCCCGCTTATCTTTGCGGCAGTCATACTACGCGTTACCGATACCGACCTGGAGCGCACCCTTCCATCCCTGGACCCCGTCGAAAGGGCCGCAGTGCTGGACGCGTTTATCCGCCGGGTAATGGTTCCTTATGCCGTTTTGGGGACCGTATTATTCGCGCTGGGGCTCATGGTACGCTTTTCCCCCTTGCCAGAAATCAATACCGAAAACGAAAGCCGGGAAACGGCAGCGGTGAACAGGGGCAGGAAGAGCATTTTCGACTTCCCGCATCTGATCCTCGGCGCCGTGGCGATCTTCCTGCATGTAGGCACACAAGTCATCGCCATCGACACCATCATTTCCTACGCGGGATCGATGGGCATTCCTTTGCTCGAAGCCAAAGCGTTTCCGTCGTATACCCTGGGCGCCACGATTGTGGGGTATTTCATCGGCATTCTCCTGATACCCAAATTCGTGAAACAGGTAAACGCACTGCGGTTTTGTACAGTGCTGGGAGCGGTGCTCACCGTTTGCATCGTGTATATGCGGGGGATGGTCAGTGTTTTCGGGCATGAAGCGGATATTTCCATCTGGTTCGTGGTGATGCTGGGATTGGCCAACTCACTTGTTTGGGCAGGCATCTGGCCGCTGGCGCTCGACGGGCTGGGCCGGTTCACAAAACTTGGCGCGTCGGTACTGATCATGGGGCTTTGCGGCAACGCGGTGCTGCCGCTGGTGTACGGATATTTCGCCGATATAGCGGGAGAGCGCAGCGCTTATTGGGTACTGTTACCCTGTTATGGGTATCTCATGTACTACGCGTTTTACGGCCACCTGGTCCGCAGCTGGAAATGGACGCGCACACCTGTATCGTCAAAGCAGTCGTATGAACTATCGGAAAATTAA
- a CDS encoding Gfo/Idh/MocA family oxidoreductase — translation MEKSRRTFLKQAAKGSAIIAAGGILPGFSAKSYASVLGANERVRIGVMGVNARGLALAQNFAKQPNCEVVSISDVDSRASLKCIAKVEEIQKRKPSDVPDFRKALEQRDMDALVIAAPDHWHAPAAILASKAGKHVYLEKPCSHNPHEGELLVAAQKKYKTVIQMGNQRRSWPNVIKGIQELKDGVIGRAYFGKGWYTNNRKSIGRGKEAAVPEWLNYDLWQGPAPRKAFRDNLIHYNWHWFWNWGTGEALNNGTHMIDLLRWGMGVEYPVRVTSSGGRYRYEDDWETPDTQVINLEFDNNSSMTWEGRSCNGKPLEGNTVGVVFYGDKGSLMIDGNAYTIYDLDGKVVKDVKNDLKIDARNLTNPAEALDALHFQNFFDGIRKGAPLNSDILSGHQSTLLCQLGNIALRTGGTLHTDPSNGRIKNNKEAQKLWKRTYQPGWEPTV, via the coding sequence ATGGAAAAATCACGCAGAACATTTTTAAAACAAGCCGCGAAAGGTTCGGCGATAATCGCCGCAGGCGGTATCCTCCCGGGATTCAGCGCCAAAAGCTATGCTTCCGTCCTGGGCGCCAACGAGCGCGTGAGAATAGGAGTAATGGGCGTGAATGCGCGCGGACTGGCATTGGCGCAGAACTTCGCCAAGCAACCCAATTGTGAGGTGGTATCCATCTCCGACGTCGACAGCCGCGCTTCGCTGAAGTGCATCGCCAAAGTGGAGGAAATCCAAAAGAGGAAACCTTCGGATGTTCCGGATTTCCGGAAAGCCCTGGAGCAAAGGGATATGGATGCACTCGTGATCGCCGCTCCGGACCACTGGCATGCTCCCGCCGCCATCCTGGCCTCCAAAGCCGGGAAGCACGTGTATCTCGAAAAACCCTGCAGCCACAATCCCCACGAAGGCGAATTGCTCGTGGCGGCACAGAAAAAATACAAAACCGTCATCCAGATGGGCAACCAGCGCCGTTCCTGGCCCAATGTCATCAAAGGCATTCAGGAATTAAAAGACGGCGTCATCGGCCGCGCGTATTTCGGAAAAGGATGGTACACCAACAACCGCAAGTCCATCGGCCGCGGCAAAGAAGCCGCCGTTCCCGAATGGCTGAACTACGATCTCTGGCAAGGCCCCGCACCCCGCAAGGCGTTCCGCGATAATCTCATTCATTACAACTGGCACTGGTTCTGGAACTGGGGAACCGGCGAGGCCCTCAACAACGGCACCCACATGATCGACCTGCTGCGCTGGGGCATGGGCGTGGAGTATCCTGTCCGCGTAACCTCTTCCGGCGGGCGCTACCGGTACGAAGACGACTGGGAAACTCCGGACACGCAGGTCATCAATCTCGAATTCGACAACAATTCGAGCATGACCTGGGAGGGCAGGAGCTGCAACGGCAAGCCGCTGGAAGGAAATACGGTAGGTGTGGTGTTTTACGGAGATAAGGGCTCGCTGATGATCGACGGCAACGCTTACACCATTTACGACCTGGATGGCAAAGTGGTGAAAGACGTGAAAAACGATTTGAAAATTGATGCGCGCAATCTCACCAATCCGGCTGAAGCCCTCGACGCGCTGCACTTCCAGAACTTCTTCGACGGCATCCGCAAAGGCGCGCCGCTCAACAGCGATATCCTCAGTGGCCACCAGAGCACGTTGCTTTGCCAGCTGGGCAACATCGCCCTGCGCACAGGCGGCACACTGCATACCGATCCCTCCAACGGAAGGATCAAAAACAACAAGGAAGCGCAAAAGTTATGGAAACGAACGTACCAGCCTGGCTGGGAACCGACAGTTTAA
- the nagA gene encoding N-acetylglucosamine-6-phosphate deacetylase: protein MNYRKIKIVNGRIITPYRVINGGTVLTEGSRILAVSEDDIPASDAQVLDAQGLYISPGFIDIHVHGGGDSDFMDGSVADFLTVAETHMRYGATAMVPTTLSSDTESLRHAVRTYEAAHLRNTKGASFLGMHLEGPYFAMNQRGAQDPRFIRNPDPAEYASVLAETNAVVRWSAAPELPGALAFGSFLRSKGILPAIAHTDAIYEEVLDAWEHGYTHATHLYSAMSGVTRRNAFRYAGVIESAFLLDDMTVEIIADGVHLPPALLKLVYKFKGPEKTALITDAMRAAGMPPGESILGDRRNGLKVIVEDDVAKLPDRSSFAGSVATCDRLVRNMVRLADVPLADAVRMMTSTPAAIMKVSGTKGSLATGKDADILLFDADIHIDTVIINGEIRHRSNTARSVLTEPRSD from the coding sequence ATGAACTATCGGAAAATTAAAATCGTCAACGGCAGGATCATCACCCCATACCGCGTCATCAACGGCGGCACGGTGCTGACGGAGGGCAGCCGCATCCTGGCCGTGTCGGAAGACGATATACCCGCATCTGATGCGCAGGTACTTGATGCGCAAGGGCTTTACATCTCGCCCGGGTTCATCGATATCCATGTGCATGGCGGGGGCGACAGCGACTTTATGGACGGTAGTGTGGCCGATTTCCTTACAGTCGCGGAAACGCATATGCGTTACGGCGCCACGGCGATGGTGCCCACCACGCTGAGCAGTGACACTGAAAGCCTCCGGCATGCCGTGCGCACATATGAAGCAGCGCATCTCCGCAACACGAAAGGAGCGTCGTTCCTCGGTATGCACCTGGAAGGGCCTTATTTCGCCATGAACCAGCGCGGCGCCCAGGATCCACGGTTCATCCGCAACCCTGATCCCGCCGAATACGCATCCGTTCTGGCGGAAACGAATGCCGTGGTACGCTGGAGCGCCGCCCCCGAACTGCCGGGAGCGCTGGCGTTCGGATCGTTCCTCCGATCGAAAGGCATTTTACCCGCTATCGCCCACACTGACGCGATCTATGAGGAAGTCCTCGATGCATGGGAGCATGGATACACCCACGCCACACACCTGTATTCCGCCATGTCAGGCGTTACGCGGCGGAATGCCTTCCGCTACGCCGGCGTCATCGAAAGCGCGTTCCTGCTCGACGATATGACCGTGGAAATCATCGCCGACGGCGTTCACCTGCCGCCGGCTTTGCTCAAGCTCGTATACAAATTCAAAGGCCCGGAGAAAACCGCCCTCATCACCGACGCCATGCGCGCCGCGGGCATGCCGCCGGGCGAAAGCATCCTGGGCGACCGGCGAAACGGCCTGAAAGTGATCGTGGAAGACGATGTCGCCAAACTGCCCGACCGTTCCTCCTTTGCGGGAAGCGTTGCCACCTGCGACCGGCTGGTTCGCAATATGGTGCGGCTGGCCGACGTGCCGCTTGCGGATGCCGTTCGTATGATGACCAGCACACCCGCGGCCATTATGAAGGTTTCCGGGACGAAGGGCTCCCTGGCCACGGGTAAGGATGCGGACATCCTGCTCTTCGATGCGGATATTCATATCGACACCGTCATCATCAACGGTGAGATCCGCCACCGTAGCAACACGGCGCGCTCTGTACTGACGGAACCGCGATCAGACTGA